The genomic stretch CTGTAATATGGTCCGGTTCAGGGGCTGGTCTAAGCCTTTGCACAACTTCAGACATCCCCATGTGGCTGTAACTGCCTTCTAAACGCTCTGGCTCTGAGAGATGGTAATGGGAACTTTGCTTTGATTGCTTTattgctccaagccccatcaCGGCTCAGGAAATACTCTGAACCAGAATACGCTCCTTTTTCCACAGCGGGAGCACTGAACAAGGACTGGACCAGGGCAAAGGTCTGACACATCCTGGCAAAAAGCTGTGTCCAGTGGCAAGTCTAAACTCAGTCACCTCCTAATCCAGCAGATCACCCAACTAAGCCTGAATAGATCTGGGAAGACTGCAGGAGAATCCGGACAGCGGATGGGAGAAGGATGGCTCGGCAACTCGAATGCATCTTCCTTGGCAACATCCTCCGTGTGTGACAGCCTTTTCTTTGACTTGCACAATAACAATTGCACCCCAGCCACTTTCGTTACTAATCTTATCTGTTGTTTGAATGGCTTTTAGGTTCCCTCCTGTGATTATAAATGTTCGTACAAGTTCTTGGAGTCAGCAGAGTTGTTGTTTTGTAGCTGAATAACAGGCTTGGGCTCCAAAATTTGAGATGCTCGCTGTAATGATCAGATATGTTCTTAAAAGCCCTCTGAATtggattttgaaacaaaaggcCCATTGATCTTAAGCCTGAAATCCCAGCCACGACTCTGAAAACCTTCTCCCCTGTCTTTCAGAGGAACTGAAACTGGTGCGATAAAGGAGAACTACAACAGTCAAAGAAAGGAGGATTTATCTTACAAGAGGAAACTACCAAAAGTTGGTCTTATTTAGACTACCAGAACAGGGGCTGAAGGGGATATAATTGCTACTGAGAGACATGTGGAAGGGgagaaaacatgagaaaaccTTGCGAAAGCTCCAAGCCAAAAGCTGTGGAGCTGTAAAGAAGCCATTGATACATTCAGGCTGGGGATGAActgatttctgattttcagagcAAAGAGGTCTGGGATGGGTTTCAGCAGAACCCACAGAAGCAGCCCAGCGTGTAGCCTAATAAACATATGGGACATATTGATACGACTGCAAGAGCAAGGGAAGGCAGCGTGTGACCCAGGAGGTCCCTGCAAGATCCCTACCCAGTCTTTGGCCATCAGTACCTGGACGAGGTATGAAGAGATTCCCCTGGCTCCCGCATTTGTCCATTGCCTTTGTCCTGTTTTGCACCTTGTCTCATTCAAGCAGTCATCCCAGGCTTGTCTTGGccatgttttcttgttttagcGCTGGGCAGACCTAGCATGGCAGCACAGCCACGGCCAGTCGCCCAGGAGGGGCTGCTATGGTAGAGCTCCTATTGAAAAAGGTTGCCTGTTGGGAAGAAAAAAcgcattttttgctttgttctggtTACTTAAATAAGCAAATGCTTGTATTCAAGCCAAATTCAGACTCAAAATCAGAGTATTCGGTAGTCACTGTGAATAGCAACACAGAATGACGCTGAGCAAGCAGGGTCCCACCGACACCATCCCACCAAAGGAGAAATGTTGGCAGGTCTGTTCCTGGGATCACCAGCATCCACCTGGAGTGCATCCACTCTGGAAGCAGTAATGCTGGCCTGCACTGGGGAGGAAGAATaacctctgctgctggctgcactTGACCAGCATCGTCACCACCAGCAATTCTCACCCCACCGCAGTCAGTAACAGACCGGCCACATGCTTCTTGGGTGCCAGGTTTTCACCAAATGCATTCCCTCAGCAGTTATGTATTTCCCAGCTCAACCGCATGAATAAAGCAGTGGATTAGACTCCATAAGGATACCTGCTGGGGTTAGCAAGAGGTGTCATGGTTAGGCCTCGGTTAGGGTTGTTTAATGTCATTTGCCTTCAGGATAAAAAGAGCAAATCGAGAGACAGGGACTGCCAGAGCATCAGCCCTCAGCCTGCCACAGGGGTGCAGCACGGCGATGCTGGCTTGGCCACGCACACTCTCGCACTCGGGCCGGCTGAAAATGAAACGTAGCATCCATGTAGCACCGCGCGTCCCAGGCATGCAGGGCATTTCTGCAAGCCAacagccagctgctgccagcttGCAAGCTGCAGCTCACCGCAGCTCCAAAACATCGCTTCTGTATTAGAAGGAAACCGTTTTcctctcagttttcttttttttttttaattagccaTGGAGTCACTAATATCCAAGGCTTTAATCGTAACGATGGGGCAGACTGGGGGTTCCTCCCATGATACCTAAGCAACTTCTAAGACACGCAGATGTCTTAGCAATTTactctccttctcctctgtgAACGCATATGTTATTTCCTCCATCTCAGAGCACATCCTGCGGGCCACCGCGAAATCTGCCTCGTAGCACGACTGCCTTGTGTAATGCTGGCAGGTTTTTGGGGATGCTCAGGGTAGAGTGATGCCCTCCATGCAAATCAGCACTCGCTGTGCTGGAAGCAGCAGGCGGGGAAGCGGGCAGGGAAGGGACTTTTAGCCAAACCCAGCCTGCCAGTTTGCTTCCCGGCCCCCAGCACCTGCAGAAAGCATCCTCACTTGGGCTGGCGCTGGCCTGGGATTCGAGATTCGGGATTCAGAATTCGGGGTTCAGTAACAAGGACTGGAAGCGAAGGGATCTCCTCCAAAACCCACCAGCAGAAAGCGGCAGCAGTTGCctaaaaagcaaagctgggaggggatgctcggggggcagctctgcccgccGGCAGCTGCCCCCTCCGCGCCGGTCCCCAtccccgctccgctcccggcGCCGCGCCACAGACGTATTAATTAATCACTTTCCTCCGCAGCCCCGAATACACCCGTATCCCCCCCTCTCCGCTCTCCCACCCGGGAAGCCCCTCCGCGCAGCGAGCGCCGCGccgggatgggatgggatgggattggatgggatgggatgggattggatgggatgggatgggatgcgATGGGATGCGATGGGATGCGATGGGATgcgatggggggggggggggcgctggcGGACCCCGCTCCTCCCCGGTCGCCCCTGCGGTCTCGTCCCGGAGCATCCCTCTCGGGGAGCCCGACGGCGCGTCCCGGGCCCGCCCGGAGGGGCGGGTGGGAGCCCGCCGGCGGGACCGGGACGCGGCGCCGGGAGCCGCTGAtgcacggcggggggggggggggggggtgtcacggcgccggggtgggtgggtgggtgtgtgtgtcacggcgccgggggggggcggcccgcccccgcccggtggcggcggccggcggtgcggtgcggtgcgcggcgcggcgcggccgcccggcggcgcggcgctgctgcccggctcggcggggcggccggcgTCGGGGGCCGCTCTCTGCCGCCTTCCCGCGCCCTCTCCTCGCTCCCGCAGATCTCGCGAGAGCGGCCGGCTGGTGGCCGCGGGGGCTGttgcagcagcggcggcggcggcggcggcggcggcggcgggcggagcggcggcggcgggcggcggccgggggcggccgaggaggaggaggcggcggcggcggcggcggaggcggcgcgggcggcggcgcggggggggcgcCGGGCgagaagcggcggcggcggcggccgaggccgagcggcggcggcggcggcggcgggcggcggcatCATGGCGGACAGAGACAGCGGCAGCGagcagggcggcggcggcgggggcgcggcgggcgccggggggccgggctcgggcggcggcggcggcggcggcggcggcccgggcgGCGGCCTGCAGCACGAGACGCAGGAGCTGGCCTCCAAGCGGGTGGACATCCAGAACAAGCGCTTCTACCTGGACGTCAAGCAGAACGCCAAGGGCCGCTTCCTCAAGATCGCCGAGGTGGGGGCGGGCGGCAACAAGAGCCGCCTGACCCTCTCCATGTCGGTGGCCGTCGAGTTCCGCGACTACCTGGGCGACTTCATCGAGCACTACGCCCAGCTGGGGCCCAGCCAGCCCCCCGAGCTGGCGCAGGCGGCCGACGAGCCCCGGCGGGCGCTCAAGAGCGAGTTCCTGGTGCGGGAGAACCGCAAGTACTACATGGATCTGAAGGAGAACCAGCGCGGGCGCTTCCTCCGCGTCCGCCAGACCGTCAACCGCGGCCCGGGGCTGGGCTCCACGCAGGGCCAGACCATCGCCCTGCCGGCCCAGGGCCTGATCGAGTTCCGCGACGCCCTGGCCAAGCTCATCGACGACTACGGGGTGGAGGAGGAGCCGGCCGAGCTGCCCGAGGGCACCTCCTTGACTGTGGACAACAAGCGCTTCTTCTTCGACGTGGGCTCCAACAAGTACGGCGTCTTCATGCGGGTGAGCGAGGTGAAGCCCACCTACCGCAACTCCATCACCGTCCCCTACAAGGTCTGGGCCAAGTTCGGCCACACCTTCTGCAAGTACTCGGACGAGATGAAGAAGATCCAGGAGAAGCAGCGGGACaagcgcgccgccgccgccgccgccgccccccccgcgggCGCCGGGGCCGAGCCGCCCCCCGAGGccgaggccgccgccgccgccgccgccgccgccgccgggccgcccggCGCCCTGCTGCAGGCCGAGGAGCCCGAGGAGGACTGACCGCCCGCCCCCCCGGGACGCGGActggccccgccgccggcgggagggcgggcgggcggcggggcgggggggcggcggcgaggagccctcccctctgcccggcgccccccccggccgcgccgcccgcccggcgccccccgccgcccggcagCAGCGCCTCCGACCCGCCACCCATCGCTGGATGTTCCTCCACTTTACCCACCGTATCAAACAGTAAGCAGctgctaaaacaaaacaaaacaaaacaaaaaaaaaaaaaaacaaaacacacagaaaaaaaaaagtcaaaaaaaagtaataacatTATATATGAACTGTGTTTCCTActtgattaaaaatataaagaactGAGTGTTTATTTCCCTAATTAACCGAGAACTTTTGTACACGTTTAAGCTATTATTATTAAAAGTGTTTGCAAAAATGGTCAAGATTATAATATTGCtgaattatataaaaaaaaaaaagtccttttcatGTTGAGCTAACATTTGACtttagcacaaaaaaaaaaagagatattttagAACAcgtaaaataatatttttagttttttcttctcattttgttACCAAATTTCGAACCTTACATGGAGGTTACTATAGTATATTTGACACCCTATATACCTGTGATTAgagatgtgtatatatatatgaggGCTAGGCATGCTGTGTGTCTGAGCTTTGTCTAAATGTTATGCAGAAGTTTGTAGAGTTAAAAGGTACGTAGGTTTAATTCATGCAAGGTAAACAATAAGTGCTCTCTTTTATACAATATGCATTGCATCTGGACCTTAAACATATAAAAATGGTCAGTGAAACTTCTgtgaacatgaagaaaaattattaaaaaaggcatttaaatgaaatttgctAACTTGTGATTTTTACGTTTGAACCAAAGTTATtcaaatagtaaaaaaaaaaaaaaaagaaaagaggaaaaggaaaaaaaaaagagagagagagagagaaaaagaaaagtaaagaattTCCTCCcgtaatatttttttctgcacctGTTTGGTTTACAACTGAGTAGGCGTATTGTCATTATTGTGTATATGAGATGTACTTGTATTGttcataatatattttttttattctgtgtacCTAAAGTACTTAACCTGACGTGCAGCGGTTTCCAGTCAGCCTGGTTTTGGACAGCAGGTAGCGAGTCTTTCCGTGTCGCCACTGGCACTAGCACTGTCTCCTAAGCTCGTGAGAGGTCCGAACCTATGCTTTGCTCCTTGCCAGTGCCGTTAACTTCTGTAGGCCTGTTAGAAATCAGTGCGATGTAATTGCAGAGTAATCCTACTGAGCCATGGGGTTCGGAGTTTCGTTTAAAAGTGAAAGCCAAGCCGGTGTGTGTCTGTAACGGATTTCCATGTAGCTGTGGTGCTAGTTATTACTGGCTACATACCTGGCGAGCCTAGCCATGCCCTTCCCTCCCCGTCCCAGCCTCCTCGCCGGCGCGCGCGCGCTCGCGGGCTCTGGTCGAAGCCTAGGGTAGGGAAATGCAGATTTGTCAGAACACTAATCTGTCCACGTGTGTTCTCCAAATTGAAATCGTTTGTAAGAATAATAATAGACTTTTACaggttgtttttgttggtttgttttttttttcttttaaaaaaagttggtGTGCTTTTAATTGACTAACTTCTTGCTGCTGTAtagtaaaatattaatatatttttatcattGAACTGCTGCATGACTATCATCATTATGAGTGAAGAGAAAacgttattaaaaaaaaaaaaaaaagatgccttaaacagtgaaaacaaaacttttcttttcttttcttttcttggccGGAATTCAGTAGACAGCATTTCAGAGAAACTAGGATCTTGTTCCACTCGGAAGTTTTTTTGGGATGCAAtcatttttcttaatgcttttgGCAAAGTTAGCGGTCTGGTAGACCTAGCTGCTGCGTGTAGAAGGCACCACCTGTGcgagcaggagctgcctgcgcTTCTTTACTGATGGTCGAGGATGGAGTTTCGgaagggtggggaaaaaaaaaaaaaaaagcttgttttaaagaattttatttcccGTTGTCTTTTTATTCCCATTTGAAATgataattccctttttttttttttttgagatgtacTGTAAGTGTCAAAACAAGCTGTTTCCATTGTACCATGCATTCTTTCCCTTTGAAGAAGTTTGCTGTTAGTGTTCACAGAAAGTTAAATACGAGATGCCGGTAGTGaggtgtttctgtttcttttaaacaatcactggaaatgtttaaaattgctttaatgtGCACTTTCCTATTTCCCAGTAGTAAAATAAGCTTTCGGAGTGCGTAATGTGACATTTGAAATGGTTCTCAATTGCATGTAAACATTTGTCTGATAACCTGCTTTTGAATCGGAGGGTCTGGATGGGCAGTTCCATCGATTATTGTACTTCAACTGTGATGTGTGCGGGACTGCATTCTCCATGCTGCTAGACGTAGTTAGGAAATtaattgctttggttttgctacttgATTGATTGTCTCGGTCCTGCTGTTCACTCCCCTCCCAAAAGTTGTCGCGCTGCCGACAGACGTGGTCCGGCGCTCGTGGTTCCACGCTGCTGCGTCGTGTTCCCAGCAATAAGTAGCGGGAGGCGATGAGAGCACAGCGGAGTGGCCCTCCGTACCCTCCCGGCTCCTGGGAGCATCGCTAACGAGGCAGGCTGCTCCCCGTGGTCTTCCTCACCTGTGCTGCCCGGATCCTGCCCGGGATCCGGCTGACCCGAGAAGCGCACGGGCCGCGTGGTTCCGGTCAAACCAGTACAGCCTGTAACAGCCCACTGGCAGTTTTGTGAACAGTGTCCGAGAACTCGTGGTCAgtttttgtctggttttgggTTTCTTCTCTGCGTTGTTTCGTTggtttttgggtgtttttttttcttcttttaacgCACGTTATGCATGTTCTAGGACTTGATGAATGATGgtaatgaaagacaaaaatgacTGTAAAAGTTCGTGGGATTTcgcttctggttttgtttatgttttgatttatttttttgctccttttttttttttttttcccggaGGTGCTCGGTACTTTACCAAGGCTCTAATATctcagtatttaaaacaaagtacaGAAAACCCTGTTTAATGTTAGAAGAAGAAAGGTATATTTGACCATatgtgttgttttaaaaaaagacagtatgCTCAAATGTGCCAAGCTATCTAATTCCTGAGAAGTATGCCTTATATTTTCCTTGATGATATGCTTTTAAATGTCTTGTAGAATAGGTCCAAGAGCATGATAAAAACTACTTTATAATGACTACGTGCAAGAAAACTTGAAATTCATTGCAATACtgacattatttcatttttaagttaaagGGACACTGTCAAGTAATTTACCGTTGAAACACAGCCACCCTTTAAGTGGTTTTATGCTAACGGAGAAACGTCCTCCAAATTCAAAGTccttattactattttttttttttttttttttttaaaaaaaaagtaaaattgctCTGTGGCTgagaagttaaataaaaaagaaaaaaaagcagaaccagAACGAGCCGCCGTTGACTCCTGCCTCTTTTTTGTGGTCCCGCTCGCGGTGCGCTGCGAGGGGCAGCCCTCCCGCTGCCCGGGAGCAGGAGGGGACTGGCCGGACCCGACCTGGCGTTGGCTCCGAGGCCGGTGGTGGCCGCGAGGGTCAGGGCTTCGCCGGGCAGGAGCCGCGGGGCAACCGTGCCAGTGGGCACAGCCTCAGCTCTGGGGTGCGGGCAGGACGCTGAGCTTCCAGCGAGGCGTACCCATATGCGGTGGAGAGCTTTTTTGgaaaattcaattttaaaaaaaaggaaaaaggaaaaaaaaaaaccccacgaaACCAAAAAAACTACTCGACAGTGTCACTTTCTTGCGTATCCCTTGCAGGGGTTGAAATGTGCTCGGTGTAGCGCTCGCTGAGGAGCGGTTCGGGTTCGCAACCTGTAACTTGACTGTTGTAAAGCGCAGGGGGCTGCCCGGTGCGGGCAGCGGGTGCGAGGCAGAGACGGTCCGTGGAGCGAGGCAGAAAGCTGCCGGTGATTTTAACCCCTGCTCAGAGCCGACcgataacttctttttttggggggagcaATGACTTTGTTGCCTTTAAAAATAGCACTGTAACCACCTTTTTTTACGATTAGCTGTAGTATAACCTTTGTCCCTTCAAACTATGCAAGCTATGAAATGTAAATTAGGGATCAGTTAAAGATAGTTGATTATATTCAATCAGATGGCATTCATGCACTAACTGGAGTATATACAGATAAAGCTATTAGAGTGACTTGTATGCTAACAGCAAGATATAACATACCTACCTATTCTAAAAAAATGACTATTAATATTGTATAACAGGACTGTGGGGGTTGGGAGGGGATGTTATCTCTTACCTTCTTAAAAGGGGATTTAAGATTTTTATAACTGTTTTTTCCATCaaactttaatatttttgtcaaatttttaggtatttaatttgtaaaataGATTTTACTTTGTACTGGCGTACAGAAAATAGGGATTGATTTAAACTTTTTTGAAGCCAAGTGATCAAGTACATTTGTAATAAAAAGTCAATGGATCTATATCAGTCGTActcactgttttcatttcttgtaCGTTCTAATGCAGTGGCGCTGTATGtctcccaaggaaaaaaattggggAGGTGGGTGGAAGGAGAAGGCAAAAATGTCAGCATTGATGCCGCAAATTGATGCGTACGCAAGTGGCCCGTGGTCAGTGGAGATTTGGTAGATATGCATTTTTACTAAAAACACGGTGCACTTTTTCAAGAAGGGTTTATGAAAACCTGATGTTTTTGGCATGTCTTCACTTCATGCTTCCACCTTGGTGCCCGTAAACTCTAAAGCCGCCCTTTGGGAATCACGCTTCCCTGGcacttaagaaaaacaaaaccaaacaaagcaaactcTGATACCTTCTAAGGTGGTGAACTATGGCACTTTATGTTTTTGCACCCACACACTTTGTCTCCCTTCCTCAAAGGTCtgccactttcttcttttctctaaGTTCAACAGgttaaggtgtttttttttttaattttgtttaagtAAAATTACCGAGTGTTTTGGATTGAAGACTTCAGCAGATCCACCGAGTTTGGATCCAACACCTTGCAGAGTACtgacataattattttttgtttgcttgtttgctttaaaCCCAGACCTCCCATTTCCCTTTCCAGGGCATATACCAAATCTGATTGACTTGTCTGTGGCAGAAGTTGTGGGAGCTAGAAGTGGAGAATCCTGACATTAATGTACAAGAATGCTAAAACAGGTTTACATTTCGGGGGCTCTCATGAAACACGAAAACTCAAAGTATAACTAGAACCAACCAATTTCCTGGGTTTTGCTAGTCCAAAGGGTAGAAAACGAGTCTCTCTTAGGTGAGTTGGAAAGAAGGCAGCGAAAGCGAATGCTTCCACGGCTGTGCAATTTGCTCATTCAAAAACCTGCTGCTCTTACCGGCTTGGATTGCTTTTTGAGAGGTAGGGCTCTGCCTAAAGTGCTTGGAGAGTTTCTCTGTTAAAATGACACCGtcaagaagattttttttttttatcacaaatTTAAAATCCACgtttgcacctttttttttcttttttctttttttttcctttctttttttttttgtctttgatttttgTCAGGCTTGCCcaaactttccttttattttcttactatCCTcctctgctggctgcctgctccTTGTTAACTCAGCTTGTGTAATTGAAGGGTCACTGTTCGTGTCGGTGTTGGGACTATGTGGAAGAAGAGTCTACCGTAGTTTTAAGTTCTCGTGCTGGGCTTTGTACTTTTTGCACATGCACTTCTCTCCCTAAAAGTTTTACTCTTCTTGGCTTTCTTCTATAATGCGTGCAGATAGGTGAAAGGATCTGAATTTTTGGTAGCAGAACAGAGATGCGGGCTGCATGCAAAGTGTTGTCAAAATGTTTTGACAAAACCGACAAGGTAAACAAGCGAGTTCCATTTTTATTCTTGATTCCTTCTGCTGTTGCCATCTCCTGTGCCACTTGCAACAATGAAAGATAATTTCAGCCCAGAGCTTTTTTTTCAAGCCTGTGGTTCCTTTTACTCACTCACTTGCACATGATTTAGCTCGCTGGCACCGCAAAATGTTGTGCGTGGGTTGCGAGTGTGGCAAGGAGGTGCGTATATATAGTTTAAAGCTAGTTAAGGTTAATCTAAATGGACTTTCAAAATGATAACCTTTTCTAAAAGCCTGTTTTAACCAGAGCCTAATCTTTGGCCTGAAgttcatggctttttttttttttttcctcttaagtgGGATCTCTCGTGTTGAAATTACTGAGGGTGATGGTCTGATGGCATAGGAAGGATGCTCCTTTCTGGTGGCAGCAGAAGTTCCTCTGCCAGAGCtgggctgcctgctctgctcccatcAGCGATGCTGCCTCCCATTCGTGCTAGACAGTCTTGGGTCTGCTCTGGGAGTTTCTCTTAGCCTGCCTGTCCTTCTTTTTTACCTTCTACCTTTTCAAAGCATTTCGGTTCCCGATGCGACTGTGTTTTAGCAGCACTACAGTCTGGGGGAAAGTCAGCCTACATAGGGGTCTGCAACGCATCCCACTTCTTGCAGAATACAAGTAGGCTACGAGGCTTTACTGGGCCGTGCATTGCTTGTCATTAATGCAGGTCTGACCAGCTGTAGATAGCAGAGAGAAGTAAATGCCAAATCATCCATTTTTAGGGGTTCACAGAGTTACTTCTGCAATGTTATACTGGATATTTTATTGCAATTTGGATGGCGTAAAAGTTGCTGCTGGAGAAGTACACTGGAAGGGAAAGGACGAGCAGGTTTGCGTTCGGACCTGCACTCCTGCAGGGAGGTATGGTGCCGTTGTCGCTAATGAAGACGTTTCCTGAGCCGGTGGGCTCGGGCAGGTACCAGGCCGGGTGAAAAGAGTTTGTCCTGGGGGGGAAGCTCCCAGGAGTCACAGCAGAGGAGATGTTGTCCATCTGGAGGGTGGGAAAAGCCTTTGAGAGCAAGGCGGGAGGGGTGGGCTGGCAGAGGTGGACGGCCGAGTTGCGCCTTGGCCACCATTCGAGTGCTTCAGCACCTGAACTGGTGTTCAGGATGGAGGGTAGGTGATGCCACTTGTGGAGAAGCACCCAAGAGCCAGATGACAGCATCTCTGGCAGACCCTTTGCTGCAGACAACTGAGGGGTGTCGGGCAGCTGATCCCAGGGGAGCACAGGGTGGCAGGGGCGTGGGACTGAA from Buteo buteo chromosome 24, bButBut1.hap1.1, whole genome shotgun sequence encodes the following:
- the PURA gene encoding transcriptional activator protein Pur-alpha; its protein translation is MADRDSGSEQGGGGGGAAGAGGPGSGGGGGGGGGPGGGLQHETQELASKRVDIQNKRFYLDVKQNAKGRFLKIAEVGAGGNKSRLTLSMSVAVEFRDYLGDFIEHYAQLGPSQPPELAQAADEPRRALKSEFLVRENRKYYMDLKENQRGRFLRVRQTVNRGPGLGSTQGQTIALPAQGLIEFRDALAKLIDDYGVEEEPAELPEGTSLTVDNKRFFFDVGSNKYGVFMRVSEVKPTYRNSITVPYKVWAKFGHTFCKYSDEMKKIQEKQRDKRAAAAAAAPPAGAGAEPPPEAEAAAAAAAAAAGPPGALLQAEEPEED